A section of the Campylobacter porcelli genome encodes:
- a CDS encoding HugZ family heme oxygenase — protein MKNNAIKHMNEEHGDIVEAMAIKFGSLQNAKDAKIVDIDEDGLDIDVDGNLIRVPFAKKANQNGEGYKDAIMEICKDLKPSGDKLVKISAQLIEFIDSNNSVIISSLKNGMPFSSYAPAMRKDDEILALISSVAPHYKNLISNPDKVSILFLQDESKANTIFARIRASWEAKANFDKNSQLREFFFDEITKKFPQDQAANFIREMSDFEVIRFSLTNGRFVRGFGAAYDMVGFKILSQADGVNPHNMPHKHGK, from the coding sequence ATGAAAAATAATGCAATTAAGCATATGAATGAGGAGCACGGCGATATAGTCGAGGCAATGGCGATAAAATTTGGCTCACTACAAAATGCCAAAGATGCAAAAATAGTAGATATTGATGAAGATGGTTTGGATATTGATGTTGATGGAAATTTAATAAGAGTTCCATTTGCTAAAAAAGCCAATCAAAATGGCGAAGGATACAAAGATGCGATAATGGAAATTTGTAAAGATTTAAAGCCAAGCGGTGATAAGCTTGTAAAGATTTCAGCTCAATTAATTGAATTTATAGATAGCAATAATAGCGTCATAATTTCTAGCCTAAAAAATGGTATGCCATTTTCATCTTATGCACCAGCTATGAGAAAAGATGATGAAATTTTAGCTTTAATCTCATCAGTAGCACCTCACTATAAAAATTTAATATCAAATCCAGATAAGGTTTCAATTCTTTTCTTACAAGATGAAAGCAAGGCAAACACGATATTTGCACGAATTAGGGCTAGCTGGGAAGCAAAGGCAAATTTTGATAAAAATAGCCAATTAAGAGAATTTTTCTTTGACGAAATAACCAAAAAATTTCCACAAGATCAAGCGGCAAATTTTATAAGAGAAATGAGCGATTTTGAAGTTATTAGATTTAGTCTAACAAATGGTAGATTTGTGCGTGGTTTTGGTGCGGCTTACGATATGGTTGGGTTTAAGATTTTATCCCAAGCCGATGGCGTAAATCCTCACAATATGCCTCACAAACACGGAAAATAA
- a CDS encoding FecCD family ABC transporter permease produces MQKAWRTNLFFIALCIFLVIYSLSVGGADISFGDILKLFSDPNSIDEAKKTILLEIRLPRLIMALLIGMLLASSGVIVQSVFLNPLADPYIIGIAASATFGAVIAYFLKLPDIYYGVFAFFVASALSLVIFSLYKKGKSIATLLIIGIAFSSFLGAFTSFATYLIGEDSFKIVAWMMGFLSGATWEKVTILIVPVIFSTMYFYFKRHELNVLLSGDDEAKTLGVNVQKSKKILLIIASLATAFSVAFTGMIGFVGLIIPHTLRLILKTSSNATLIPASLIVGALFLLFCDNLSKSILSPIEIPIGVVTAFFGAPFFLFLAIKQGKASG; encoded by the coding sequence ATGCAAAAAGCTTGGCGGACAAATTTATTTTTTATAGCTTTATGCATTTTTTTGGTAATCTATTCGCTAAGTGTTGGTGGAGCAGATATAAGTTTTGGCGATATTTTAAAATTATTTAGCGACCCAAATAGTATAGATGAGGCGAAAAAAACAATTTTACTTGAAATAAGACTTCCAAGACTTATTATGGCATTATTGATTGGAATGCTTTTAGCAAGTAGTGGCGTAATAGTACAAAGCGTATTTTTAAATCCACTTGCTGATCCATATATTATAGGAATTGCAGCAAGTGCGACATTTGGTGCGGTTATTGCATACTTCTTAAAACTCCCAGATATTTATTATGGGGTTTTTGCTTTTTTTGTAGCCTCAGCACTATCTTTAGTGATTTTTAGCCTGTATAAAAAAGGGAAAAGTATAGCCACCTTGCTAATAATTGGTATCGCCTTTAGCTCTTTTTTAGGAGCATTTACGAGCTTTGCTACATATTTGATTGGCGAAGATAGCTTTAAGATAGTTGCTTGGATGATGGGGTTTTTAAGTGGAGCAACTTGGGAGAAAGTGACTATTTTGATAGTTCCAGTGATTTTTTCTACAATGTATTTTTACTTTAAAAGACATGAATTAAATGTACTTTTAAGCGGAGATGATGAGGCAAAAACCCTTGGCGTGAATGTTCAAAAGAGTAAGAAAATACTGCTCATAATAGCAAGTCTCGCAACTGCTTTTAGCGTGGCATTTACAGGAATGATAGGATTTGTAGGACTCATAATTCCACATACACTAAGATTAATTCTTAAAACTTCAAGTAATGCAACTCTAATTCCAGCTTCATTAATTGTGGGAGCTTTATTCTTACTATTTTGTGATAACTTAAGCAAAAGTATTTTATCTCCTATAGAAATTCCAATAGGCGTTGTTACAGCATTTTTCGGTGCTCCATTTTTTCTATTTTTAGCAATAAAACAAGGAAAAGCTAGTGGGTGA
- a CDS encoding ABC transporter ATP-binding protein, whose product MCVKDLSFGYDKSLILENINLSAKSGEFIGILGANGSGKSTLLKNLLRLIEPKSGIIKINDKPLQNYTLKELAQTIGFVPQKSALSMPLSVFDILLMGRFSYLKNSFENYSNMDIKKVNEIMDLLKISKFKDRIANSLSGGEFQRVLLARALISEPKALFLDEPTSALDLHYAVEMMKICKNLTKKLNLLSLMVIHDLNLASMFCDRLIMLKDGKICYSGAPRELFKKEILKEIYCLDCEIIEYNGSFFVIASKD is encoded by the coding sequence ATTTGCGTAAAAGATCTAAGCTTTGGCTATGATAAAAGCCTTATTTTAGAAAATATAAATTTAAGTGCTAAAAGTGGCGAATTTATTGGAATTTTAGGTGCAAATGGTTCTGGAAAAAGCACACTTTTAAAAAATCTTTTAAGGTTAATCGAGCCAAAAAGCGGAATTATAAAAATCAATGATAAACCACTTCAAAATTACACACTAAAAGAGCTAGCCCAAACCATCGGTTTTGTCCCGCAAAAATCGGCTCTATCTATGCCTTTAAGCGTTTTTGATATTCTCTTGATGGGTAGATTTTCATATCTAAAAAATAGCTTTGAAAACTACTCAAATATGGATATAAAAAAGGTCAATGAGATTATGGATCTGCTAAAAATTTCTAAATTTAAAGATAGAATAGCAAACTCATTAAGCGGTGGCGAATTTCAAAGAGTGTTACTTGCAAGAGCACTAATTAGTGAGCCAAAAGCCCTATTTTTAGACGAACCAACAAGCGCGCTTGATTTACACTATGCTGTAGAGATGATGAAAATTTGCAAAAATCTAACAAAAAAGTTAAATTTACTAAGCTTAATGGTAATTCATGATTTAAATCTTGCTAGTATGTTTTGTGATAGATTAATTATGCTAAAAGATGGCAAAATTTGCTATAGTGGTGCTCCAAGAGAGCTTTTTAAGAAGGAAATTTTGAAAGAAATCTATTGCCTAGATTGCGAAATTATCGAATATAATGGTTCATTTTTTGTTATAGCTTCAAAGGATTAA
- a CDS encoding ABC transporter substrate-binding protein, translated as MKKFLILILVAFFALNLNAKRLVVLDPAIIEMLYMLEAQDEIVAIAQPTTSKIWPKNLTQNLTSVGTYTKPNLEKIIELKPDLVIASFHSINTISELKKFDINATIFEANSLENIYSNIEKIGEIVQKSSKAKEIISSLKNSLNNAINSDNLKGKKIAILFSTNPIMAFNNQTLPGDIISKLGLENIVTDTKAKSPILPIEMLLTANPDFIVVIGDNEQKNSLIKTYPALKRVKAAKNGKIISIPSSLLLRGTPRIEEGIQILLKEMR; from the coding sequence ATGAAAAAATTTCTTATATTAATTTTAGTTGCGTTTTTTGCTTTAAATTTAAATGCTAAACGCCTTGTTGTACTTGATCCAGCCATTATTGAGATGCTTTACATGCTTGAAGCTCAAGATGAAATTGTCGCTATCGCACAGCCGACAACTTCAAAAATTTGGCCCAAAAATCTAACGCAAAATCTCACTAGCGTTGGCACTTACACTAAGCCAAATTTAGAAAAAATTATCGAGCTAAAGCCAGATCTTGTGATTGCTAGTTTTCACTCCATCAATACAATAAGTGAGCTTAAAAAATTCGACATAAATGCCACAATCTTTGAGGCTAATAGCCTTGAAAATATATACTCAAATATAGAAAAAATCGGAGAAATAGTCCAAAAGAGCTCTAAAGCTAAAGAAATTATTTCTTCGCTAAAAAACTCATTAAATAATGCTATAAACTCTGATAATCTAAAGGGAAAAAAGATTGCGATTTTGTTTTCAACAAATCCAATTATGGCATTTAATAACCAAACTTTGCCAGGCGATATTATCTCAAAGCTTGGATTAGAAAACATAGTAACTGATACAAAAGCAAAATCACCCATTTTGCCAATAGAGATGCTACTTACTGCAAATCCTGATTTTATCGTAGTTATCGGAGATAATGAGCAAAAAAATAGCCTGATAAAAACATATCCAGCACTAAAAAGAGTAAAAGCTGCAAAAAATGGAAAAATCATATCCATTCCTTCATCGCTTTTATTAAGAGGAACGCCTAGAATAGAAGAGGGAATTCAAATTCTACTAAAAGAGATGAGATAG
- the moaC gene encoding cyclic pyranopterin monophosphate synthase MoaC, which translates to MLTHLNEKNMPKMVDVSNKDITKRIAIASGVITMSKDAYTAIKNNTAKKGPVLQTAVVAAVMGAKRTSDLIPMCHPLAINSVDIDIVDMQELLGFKLIAKVATQGKTGVEMEALSAVSVGLLTIYDMIKAIDKSMIISDIKLESKSGGKSGEYRREDGLHL; encoded by the coding sequence ATGCTAACTCATTTAAATGAAAAAAATATGCCAAAGATGGTAGATGTAAGCAATAAAGATATAACCAAACGCATAGCAATTGCTAGTGGAGTAATCACAATGTCTAAAGATGCCTACACAGCTATCAAGAATAATACCGCCAAGAAGGGTCCGGTCTTGCAAACTGCTGTGGTTGCTGCTGTGATGGGTGCTAAACGCACTAGCGATCTAATCCCAATGTGCCATCCACTTGCTATAAATTCAGTTGATATAGATATAGTAGATATGCAAGAATTGCTAGGATTTAAGCTCATTGCCAAAGTGGCAACTCAAGGCAAAACTGGCGTAGAGATGGAGGCGCTTAGTGCTGTTAGTGTGGGGCTTCTTACCATCTATGATATGATAAAAGCGATTGATAAATCAATGATAATAAGCGATATAAAACTAGAGTCAAAAAGTGGCGGAAAAAGCGGAGAATATAGGAGAGAAGATGGCTTACATTTGTGA
- a CDS encoding DUF493 domain-containing protein, whose translation MAYICEINGKKPEIIYPTFWEYKIIFDSSSDEKSIIKECVGDRKHKLKISHTSKNGKFKSFNLSVLVNSDTERLELFTLLKKYSKFVL comes from the coding sequence ATGGCTTACATTTGTGAAATAAATGGTAAAAAACCAGAAATAATCTACCCAACATTTTGGGAATATAAGATAATTTTTGATAGCTCAAGCGATGAAAAAAGCATAATCAAAGAGTGTGTAGGAGATAGAAAGCATAAGCTTAAAATCTCTCACACAAGCAAAAATGGTAAATTTAAAAGCTTCAATCTAAGCGTATTGGTAAATAGCGATACCGAGCGTTTGGAGCTATTTACCTTGCTTAAAAAATACTCTAAATTTGTATTATAA
- the tkt gene encoding transketolase: MYKKQADTIRFLCADMVQKANSGHPGAPMGLADIVAVLSTHLNHNPKNPTWLNRDRLVFSGGHASSLVYSFLHLSGYDISIDDLKAFRQLNSKTPGHPEIETPGVEIATGPLGQGIANAVGFAMAAKSAENLLGSDIINHKVYCLCGDGDLQEGISYEACALAGKHNLDNLVIIYDSNEITIEGDTAIAWSEDVKVRFEAAGFEVAKIDGHSYDEIEFALNEAKNKTKPYLIIAKTKIAKGAGELEGSHHAHGAPLGEEVIAKAKEAAGFDPNLTFFVDDDVKFWFNLALERGDLANAVWDKRVSELDKEKKELLNSLLNPDFSKIEFPVLKGQKMATRDSNGKILNAIAAALPGFIGGSADLAPSNKTELKGFGDYPNGKNLHFGIREHAMAAICNAYARYGIFIPFSATFFIFSDYLKAGARLAALMGLRHYFIWTHDSIGVGEDGPTHEPIEQLSTFRAMPNFYTFRPADGAENVECWKIALKLNAPCGFVCSRQGLNPLDEPKFGSVENGAYLIKESQNPQITLVASGSEVGLCLEASRLLENSGIGVNVVSAPCFELLCEQDGSYIERVFLPNTKVLAVEAASALEWYKFADNVLGMSSFGASAPADELFGHFGFSATNIVNVAKEMIK; the protein is encoded by the coding sequence ATGTATAAAAAGCAAGCTGATACGATAAGATTTCTATGTGCTGATATGGTACAAAAGGCAAATTCAGGTCACCCAGGTGCTCCGATGGGACTAGCTGATATAGTTGCGGTTTTAAGCACTCATTTAAATCACAATCCCAAAAATCCAACTTGGCTAAACCGCGATAGATTAGTATTTAGTGGTGGTCATGCTAGTAGCTTGGTTTATAGCTTTTTACATCTTAGTGGATATGATATTAGCATAGATGATTTAAAGGCTTTTCGTCAGCTTAACTCTAAAACTCCAGGTCATCCAGAGATCGAGACTCCTGGTGTGGAGATTGCTACTGGGCCACTTGGTCAAGGCATTGCAAATGCTGTTGGCTTTGCGATGGCGGCTAAATCAGCTGAGAATTTATTGGGTAGTGATATTATTAATCATAAGGTCTATTGCTTATGTGGGGATGGAGATTTACAAGAGGGGATTAGCTATGAGGCTTGCGCCTTAGCTGGTAAGCATAATTTGGATAATTTAGTAATAATTTATGATAGCAATGAGATTACTATAGAGGGTGATACGGCTATAGCGTGGTCTGAGGATGTTAAGGTAAGGTTTGAGGCGGCGGGATTTGAGGTGGCTAAGATTGATGGGCATAGCTATGATGAGATTGAATTTGCTCTAAATGAGGCCAAAAACAAGACAAAACCATACTTAATAATTGCTAAAACAAAGATCGCCAAAGGCGCTGGTGAGCTAGAAGGAAGCCATCACGCACATGGTGCTCCGCTTGGTGAAGAGGTGATAGCTAAGGCTAAGGAGGCGGCGGGATTTGATCCGAATTTAACTTTTTTTGTTGATGATGATGTGAAATTTTGGTTTAATCTCGCACTTGAAAGGGGCGATTTGGCAAATGCTGTGTGGGATAAGAGGGTAAGTGAGCTAGATAAAGAGAAAAAAGAGCTTTTAAATTCGCTTTTAAATCCTGATTTTAGCAAGATTGAATTCCCTGTATTAAAAGGTCAAAAGATGGCAACAAGGGATAGCAATGGTAAAATTTTAAATGCTATTGCCGCTGCTTTACCTGGATTTATCGGTGGTAGTGCTGATCTAGCTCCAAGCAATAAAACCGAGCTAAAAGGATTTGGCGATTATCCAAATGGCAAAAATTTGCATTTTGGCATTAGAGAGCACGCTATGGCGGCGATTTGTAACGCGTATGCTAGATATGGGATTTTTATCCCTTTTAGTGCGACATTTTTTATATTTAGTGATTATCTTAAGGCTGGGGCTAGACTAGCAGCACTTATGGGGCTTAGGCACTATTTTATCTGGACGCATGATAGTATAGGCGTTGGAGAAGATGGCCCAACACATGAGCCAATCGAGCAGCTTAGCACATTTAGAGCTATGCCAAATTTCTATACTTTTCGTCCTGCTGATGGTGCTGAAAATGTGGAGTGCTGGAAGATCGCCCTTAAGCTAAATGCTCCTTGTGGTTTTGTCTGCTCAAGACAGGGGCTAAATCCATTAGATGAGCCTAAATTTGGTAGCGTGGAAAATGGTGCATATCTAATCAAAGAGAGCCAAAATCCACAAATAACACTTGTAGCTAGCGGTAGCGAGGTTGGATTATGCCTTGAAGCATCTAGATTGCTAGAAAATAGCGGTATTGGTGTAAATGTCGTCTCAGCTCCTTGCTTTGAGCTTTTATGCGAGCAAGATGGTAGCTATATCGAGCGTGTATTTTTGCCTAATACTAAGGTTTTAGCCGTAGAGGCTGCAAGTGCGCTTGAGTGGTATAAATTTGCTGATAATGTGCTTGGAATGAGCTCTTTTGGAGCCTCAGCTCCAGCTGATGAGCTATTTGGGCATTTTGGATTTAGTGCTACAAATATAGTAAATGTAGCCAAAGAGATGATTAAATAA
- a CDS encoding polyprenyl synthetase family protein, with protein MSFLEYLESNLPKTDSFHPHFNEAIEWILKAGGKHFRAQLLIGTAKAINPSCDPYPAALAVELLHAYSLIHDDLPAMDNSNLRRGVATLHVKYDEATAILVGDALNTEAFRVLANSNLPADIAIKSIQILSKNGGLNGMVIGQAIDCYFENKKLNLDELKFLHLHKTGALIAASMQIGAVIAGASDKECDKIYEAGLKLGLAFQIHDDIIDATSNAQIAGKPTNNDTFKNSFTNLLGVDEAKRIRDELEVKIVDQIQNIKVKELILDLINRYLKG; from the coding sequence ATGAGTTTTTTGGAGTATTTAGAGTCAAATTTACCCAAAACAGATAGCTTTCATCCGCATTTTAACGAGGCAATTGAGTGGATTTTAAAAGCAGGTGGTAAGCATTTTCGTGCTCAATTATTAATCGGCACCGCTAAAGCCATAAATCCATCGTGTGATCCATATCCAGCGGCTTTAGCAGTGGAGCTACTACACGCGTATTCACTCATTCACGATGACCTTCCAGCGATGGATAATTCTAATCTTCGCCGTGGTGTGGCTACCTTGCATGTCAAATATGATGAGGCCACAGCTATTTTGGTTGGCGATGCTTTAAATACTGAAGCTTTTAGGGTTTTGGCTAATTCAAATTTGCCAGCGGATATAGCTATTAAATCCATTCAGATACTTAGTAAAAATGGCGGTCTTAATGGTATGGTAATTGGTCAAGCCATTGATTGCTATTTTGAAAATAAAAAATTAAATTTAGATGAGTTAAAATTCCTACACCTACACAAAACTGGCGCTCTCATCGCAGCTAGTATGCAAATTGGCGCAGTAATTGCCGGAGCTAGTGATAAAGAGTGTGATAAGATATATGAAGCTGGGCTAAAGCTTGGATTAGCATTTCAAATTCACGATGATATAATAGATGCCACTAGCAACGCTCAAATCGCTGGGAAACCCACAAATAACGATACTTTTAAAAATTCATTTACCAATTTACTTGGCGTAGATGAGGCAAAACGCATTAGAGATGAGCTAGAAGTTAAGATAGTAGATCAAATTCAAAATATCAAAGTAAAAGAGTTAATCTTGGATCTAATAAACAGATATTTAAAAGGATGA
- a CDS encoding DUF7488 domain-containing protein — protein sequence MIRIFVAILMLGAILNAAPEPTIADRAAIYEKMRESQFNYKDNIAIALNGEYAAVVYDKSNPLNKADYIKFDPYLGLYLIKPGFTLRGAFMLDELDSRQDMWVMTLEENIVNMGHIKSFGSELGQLDELSFSTGKAGMLVCDCASMVGISLGEDRFIPNRYLKHFMRYDDVYYGDIGVKFNENNTTIKVVSANPFGAGKELRSGDEILSVNGKKPTSLREINEMVLFADKGSLLKFEIKRGSQILNYDIKMSNITAKNIIDDNKTAEVKKIPPKPKFLPEFGLNVDKTMTITSVKANSKASKLGLKVGDKIMQIDGVAIKSAIEVDNIMKNKNAQAYYLISRDDFQFFVRVNK from the coding sequence ATGATTAGGATTTTTGTTGCTATCTTAATGCTTGGGGCGATTTTAAATGCGGCTCCAGAGCCTACAATAGCTGATAGAGCTGCCATATATGAGAAGATGAGAGAGTCGCAATTTAACTATAAAGATAATATCGCAATCGCTCTAAATGGCGAGTATGCAGCTGTAGTGTATGATAAGAGTAATCCGCTAAATAAGGCAGATTATATCAAATTTGATCCATATCTTGGGCTATATCTTATCAAGCCTGGATTTACTTTGCGTGGGGCATTTATGCTTGATGAACTTGATAGTAGGCAAGATATGTGGGTTATGACCTTAGAAGAAAATATCGTAAATATGGGGCATATAAAGAGTTTTGGTAGTGAGCTTGGACAGCTTGATGAGCTTAGCTTTAGCACGGGCAAGGCTGGAATGCTAGTTTGTGATTGTGCTTCGATGGTTGGGATCAGCCTTGGAGAAGATAGATTTATACCAAATAGATATTTAAAGCATTTTATGCGTTATGATGATGTGTATTATGGGGATATTGGGGTTAAATTTAATGAAAACAATACCACTATAAAAGTAGTAAGCGCAAATCCATTTGGTGCTGGAAAAGAGCTTAGAAGTGGTGATGAAATTCTCTCAGTCAATGGTAAAAAGCCTACAAGTTTAAGAGAGATAAATGAGATGGTGCTATTTGCCGATAAGGGCTCTTTGCTTAAATTTGAGATTAAGCGTGGTTCGCAGATTTTAAATTATGATATTAAAATGTCAAATATAACAGCTAAAAATATTATAGATGATAATAAAACCGCTGAGGTTAAAAAGATTCCGCCAAAGCCAAAATTTCTACCTGAATTTGGACTAAATGTGGATAAAACAATGACAATTACTAGCGTAAAAGCAAATTCCAAAGCTAGTAAGCTAGGTTTAAAAGTTGGAGATAAAATTATGCAAATAGATGGCGTTGCTATTAAAAGTGCCATTGAAGTGGATAATATTATGAAAAATAAAAATGCTCAAGCATACTATCTAATCTCAAGAGATGATTTTCAGTTTTTTGTGCGAGTAAATAAATGA
- a CDS encoding YbaB/EbfC family nucleoid-associated protein yields MFKDFDFSKMTQMLSQAQQKADEFQAQLAQKEFCSKSGGGLISVKINGKSEILDISIDDSLLEDKDSLQILLISAINDAINLANEEKQKAASSLLGGFGAFGGGL; encoded by the coding sequence ATGTTTAAAGATTTTGATTTTTCAAAGATGACGCAAATGCTATCTCAAGCTCAGCAAAAAGCAGATGAATTCCAAGCCCAGCTCGCACAAAAGGAGTTTTGTAGTAAGTCTGGTGGGGGATTAATAAGTGTAAAAATTAATGGTAAATCTGAAATTTTAGATATTAGCATAGATGATTCTTTGCTTGAAGATAAGGATAGTTTGCAAATTCTATTAATTTCAGCCATAAATGACGCTATAAATTTAGCCAATGAAGAGAAGCAAAAAGCGGCTTCATCGCTACTTGGCGGATTTGGTGCTTTTGGGGGTGGATTATGA
- the panD gene encoding aspartate 1-decarboxylase — protein MKIEMLSSKIHRATVTDANLNYIGSITIDEKLMKAANLLEFQKVEILDVNNGERFATYVIKGDKDGEICLNGAAARKVCVGDIIIIVSYASMSLKKAKKFQPTIIHVNSNNKIDG, from the coding sequence ATGAAAATTGAGATGCTATCTAGCAAAATTCACAGAGCCACTGTAACTGATGCAAATTTAAACTATATTGGCTCAATCACCATAGATGAAAAGCTCATGAAAGCAGCAAATTTGCTTGAGTTTCAAAAGGTAGAGATACTTGATGTAAATAATGGCGAGAGATTTGCTACTTATGTTATTAAAGGCGATAAAGATGGGGAAATTTGCCTAAATGGTGCAGCAGCTAGAAAGGTATGCGTAGGCGATATAATCATCATTGTAAGCTACGCTTCAATGAGCCTTAAAAAGGCTAAGAAATTTCAACCTACAATTATCCATGTGAATTCAAATAATAAAATAGATGGCTAA
- a CDS encoding UDP-N-acetylmuramoyl-L-alanyl-D-glutamate--2,6-diaminopimelate ligase has translation MKIALNSGFITDNSKEVKSGCYFVLSNSNSKYSAQALDLGAKLISPSEAIELLGLKNRIKIIGITGTNGKTTTAFLLAHTLANLGYKSAVSGTCGSFIGDRQIAKKGLTTSQILESISYIKEAVDSGCEYFIMEVSSHAIAQNRIEGLEFSLKIFTNLSQDHLDYHKSFSEYARVKSSFLNDECDKIINADCKEISYNSINSLTYSTNHADIYADKINLENGINATIINGDEKANLSLNLHGKFNLYNALSVIAATKKLLNLDLQSICDGLKDFKGVAGRMEIVSHLPTIIVDFAHTPDGIQKVLSSMCDKELIVVFGAGGDRDKSKRPIMGQIVAKYAKIAIVTSDNPRSEDPDDIIEQVAALMPKNTIKIQNRKEAIAKAMDIQNDEVLLILGKGDESYQEINGVKYSFSDQEVVKDILDKKDKNEN, from the coding sequence ATGAAAATAGCCTTAAATAGCGGATTTATTACTGATAATTCTAAAGAAGTTAAGAGTGGTTGCTATTTTGTGCTTTCTAATTCAAATTCCAAATACTCCGCTCAAGCCTTAGATCTTGGGGCAAAATTGATTAGTCCAAGCGAGGCTATAGAGCTTTTAGGGCTTAAAAACCGAATTAAAATTATAGGTATTACTGGCACAAATGGCAAGACCACAACCGCATTTTTACTAGCTCATACCTTAGCAAATTTGGGCTATAAAAGTGCAGTTAGCGGGACTTGTGGCTCATTTATCGGCGATAGACAAATAGCCAAAAAGGGGCTAACAACAAGCCAAATTCTAGAGAGTATTAGCTATATTAAAGAGGCCGTTGATAGCGGGTGTGAATATTTTATAATGGAAGTTAGCTCGCACGCCATAGCACAAAATCGTATTGAAGGCTTAGAATTTAGCTTAAAGATTTTTACAAATTTAAGCCAAGATCATCTAGATTATCATAAAAGCTTTAGCGAATACGCAAGGGTAAAATCTAGCTTTTTAAATGATGAGTGCGATAAGATTATAAACGCTGATTGTAAAGAGATTAGCTATAATTCTATAAATTCGCTCACATATTCAACTAATCACGCTGATATTTATGCTGATAAAATTAATTTAGAAAATGGCATAAACGCAACTATTATAAATGGCGATGAGAAGGCGAATTTATCCCTTAATTTACATGGTAAATTTAATCTATATAATGCTCTTAGCGTGATCGCTGCTACAAAAAAGCTATTAAATTTGGATTTACAATCCATATGCGATGGGCTTAAGGACTTTAAGGGCGTGGCTGGTAGAATGGAGATTGTATCGCATTTGCCGACTATTATTGTGGATTTTGCTCATACTCCTGATGGGATACAAAAGGTATTAAGCTCTATGTGTGATAAAGAGCTGATTGTAGTATTTGGTGCTGGTGGAGATAGGGATAAAAGCAAACGCCCTATAATGGGGCAAATCGTCGCTAAGTACGCTAAAATCGCAATTGTAACAAGCGATAATCCAAGGAGTGAAGATCCAGATGATATAATAGAGCAAGTTGCTGCTTTAATGCCTAAAAATACGATTAAAATTCAAAATCGCAAAGAGGCAATCGCAAAGGCTATGGATATACAAAATGATGAGGTATTGTTGATTTTAGGCAAGGGAGATGAGAGTTATCAAGAGATAAATGGGGTTAAATATTCATTTAGCGACCAAGAAGTTGTAAAAGATATATTAGATAAAAAGGATAAAAATGAAAATTGA